A section of the Marinimicrobium koreense genome encodes:
- the ccmB gene encoding heme exporter protein CcmB, translated as MSTEAGSAFIATLKRDLLLAGRHPGDWINPLVFFLIAITLVPLGVGPESELLAVLAPGILWVMALLATLLSLDGLFRSDFDDGALEQCLVSPSLLYLTVLAKVLAHWLVTGLPLTLMSPLLGLMLALPEGGYGVLCLSLMIGTITMSLIGSVGAALTVSLRRGGLLLSLIVMPLYVPVLIFGASAVNDAALGNQVGVALAVLGTFGAMAAVLAPFAAAAALRICVDSY; from the coding sequence ATGAGTACTGAGGCGGGCAGTGCCTTTATTGCCACCCTGAAACGGGATCTCCTTCTGGCCGGTCGTCACCCTGGTGACTGGATCAATCCACTGGTCTTTTTCCTGATTGCGATCACCCTGGTGCCGCTCGGTGTCGGGCCGGAGTCAGAGTTGCTCGCCGTGCTGGCGCCGGGAATTCTGTGGGTCATGGCGCTGCTCGCGACCCTGCTGTCACTCGATGGCCTGTTTCGCTCTGACTTTGACGATGGCGCTCTGGAGCAGTGTCTGGTCAGCCCGTCATTGCTCTACCTGACGGTCCTCGCTAAAGTGTTGGCCCACTGGCTGGTCACCGGGTTGCCCCTGACGTTGATGTCACCGCTGCTCGGCTTGATGCTGGCACTGCCGGAGGGCGGTTATGGGGTGCTATGTCTGTCGCTGATGATTGGCACCATCACCATGAGCCTGATTGGCTCGGTCGGGGCGGCCCTGACCGTATCGCTGCGCCGTGGCGGATTGCTGCTGTCCCTGATCGTGATGCCGCTGTATGTTCCGGTGCTGATTTTCGGCGCCAGCGCCGTCAACGACGCCGCCCTGGGCAATCAGGTGGGGGTCGCCCTGGCCGTGTTGGGCACCTTTGGGGCCATGGCCGCCGTGCTGGCCCCGTTTGCGGCGGCAGCAGCCCTGCGCATCTGCGTCGACAGTTACTGA